The Fimbriimonadaceae bacterium genome window below encodes:
- the ilvC gene encoding ketol-acid reductoisomerase — MATLYYEKDVDPKVILGKKVAIIGYGSQGHAHALNLKDSGVDVRVALHASSKSRDKAAEDGLQVLTVAEATQWADVLMFCTPDVPMRDIYKEGVAPYLRPGQTLLFAHGLNIHFKLIEPPADVDVAMVAPKGPGHRLRAEYVGGAGMPCLVAVHQDATGTAKATALSYAWGIGGARAGVLETTFKEETETDLFGEQVVLCGGLSALIKAGFETLVEAGYQPEAAYFECLHETKLIVDLLYEGGLNYMRYSISDTAEWGDYVSGPRIVTDETKAEMKRVLGDIQSGKFTQEWIAENEAGRPKMDAIRAKEQAHPIEKVGKELRSMMPFIKAK; from the coding sequence ATGGCAACACTCTATTACGAAAAAGACGTCGACCCGAAAGTCATCCTGGGCAAGAAAGTCGCGATCATCGGCTACGGCAGCCAGGGCCATGCCCATGCCCTGAACCTCAAGGACAGCGGAGTCGACGTCCGGGTCGCGCTTCACGCCAGCAGCAAGAGCCGCGACAAGGCCGCCGAAGACGGCCTGCAAGTGCTGACCGTCGCCGAAGCCACCCAGTGGGCCGACGTCCTGATGTTCTGCACTCCCGACGTGCCGATGCGCGACATCTACAAGGAAGGCGTCGCCCCGTACTTGCGGCCCGGGCAGACCCTTCTCTTCGCCCACGGGCTCAACATCCACTTCAAGCTCATCGAGCCGCCCGCGGACGTCGACGTCGCCATGGTCGCCCCCAAGGGGCCCGGCCACCGGTTGCGGGCGGAGTATGTCGGCGGCGCGGGCATGCCGTGTCTTGTCGCCGTCCACCAGGACGCCACCGGCACCGCCAAGGCGACCGCCCTCAGCTACGCGTGGGGTATCGGCGGCGCACGGGCCGGTGTGCTGGAGACGACCTTCAAGGAAGAGACCGAGACCGACCTCTTTGGCGAGCAGGTCGTCCTCTGCGGTGGGCTCTCCGCGCTGATCAAGGCTGGCTTCGAGACACTCGTGGAAGCGGGTTACCAACCCGAGGCCGCTTACTTCGAGTGCCTGCACGAGACCAAGCTCATCGTCGACCTTCTCTACGAGGGCGGTCTGAACTACATGCGCTACTCGATCAGCGACACCGCCGAGTGGGGCGACTACGTCTCCGGCCCTCGCATCGTCACCGACGAGACCAAGGCCGAAATGAAGCGGGTCCTCGGCGACATCCAAAGCGGCAAGTTCACCCAGGAATGGATCGCCGAGAACGAGGCGGGACGGCCAAAGATGGACGCCATCCGGGCCAAGGAGCAGGCCCACCCCATCGAAAAGGTCGGCAAGGAGCTGCGCTCGATGATGCCGTTCATCAAGGCCAAATGA
- a CDS encoding alcohol dehydrogenase catalytic domain-containing protein, whose product MATAGRACILEEPGTPAVVRDVVVDDPGPNEVLVKLVASGVCHTDLTVKTLNGNGMPFPIVLGHEGAGTVEKVGEGVTHLQPGDPVVLAYRAPCEQCPACRRGDPRRCYMALRPGQRIKRASDGALCSQVLRCGTFSTHTVVHAKAAVKMPEGMPSRQGVPDRLRGGHGYRRGHEHCAGRAGHPRRRHWVRRGRTQRHHGREAPNGPSDHRGRCQPGQAPVGA is encoded by the coding sequence ATGGCAACCGCCGGTCGTGCTTGCATCCTTGAGGAGCCTGGGACTCCCGCCGTCGTCCGGGACGTCGTCGTCGACGACCCTGGCCCCAACGAGGTCCTCGTCAAGCTTGTCGCCAGCGGCGTCTGCCATACCGACCTGACCGTCAAGACCCTCAATGGGAACGGCATGCCGTTCCCGATCGTGCTCGGCCATGAAGGGGCCGGGACCGTCGAGAAAGTCGGCGAGGGAGTCACCCACCTCCAGCCGGGAGACCCCGTCGTCCTTGCCTACCGTGCGCCATGCGAACAGTGTCCGGCATGCCGGCGCGGCGACCCGCGCCGTTGCTACATGGCCCTGCGGCCGGGCCAGCGGATCAAGCGGGCCAGCGACGGCGCCCTCTGCAGCCAGGTCTTGCGGTGCGGCACGTTCAGCACCCACACCGTGGTCCATGCCAAGGCCGCGGTCAAGATGCCGGAGGGGATGCCCTCTCGACAAGGCGTGCCTGATCGCCTGCGGGGTGGTCACGGGTATCGGCGCGGCCATGAACACTGCGCCGGTCGCGCCGGGCACCCGCGTCGCCGTCATTGGGTGCGGCGGGGTCGGACTCAGCGTCATCATGGGCGCGAAGCTCCAAATGGCCCGTCAGATCATCGCGGTAGATGTCAACCCGGTCAAGCTCCAGTGGGCGCGTGA
- a CDS encoding CHAP domain-containing protein → MTRVAAVGAVLLVTIAVACHRPLLSWARARGLLGSRHVRPSPLPSDTKVLVVALDARSPAKYRPNAKRDDAVMREARRRVGIAEDEEGDNRGAEVDAYLRTCRARTGSPWCAAFVAHTIHTAYPKSRWVPSASCQETYRWAKRNRLTVPEPSPATVVLFPDESGRFHHIGFVVGVDKTHGTITTIEGNSNDQGSPDGTEVVLQDRPLKAGYVFVRIV, encoded by the coding sequence ATGACCCGTGTTGCCGCGGTCGGCGCGGTCCTTCTCGTCACCATCGCGGTGGCTTGCCACCGGCCGTTGCTCAGTTGGGCGCGGGCCCGCGGCCTCCTCGGGTCACGCCACGTCCGCCCAAGCCCCCTTCCGAGCGACACGAAGGTGCTCGTGGTCGCGCTGGACGCCCGTTCTCCGGCAAAGTACCGCCCCAACGCCAAGCGCGACGACGCGGTGATGCGCGAGGCGCGGCGCAGGGTGGGCATCGCCGAAGACGAGGAGGGCGACAACCGCGGGGCGGAAGTCGACGCCTACTTGCGCACGTGCCGGGCGCGGACGGGAAGCCCCTGGTGCGCCGCGTTTGTCGCCCACACGATCCACACCGCATATCCTAAGTCACGATGGGTACCGTCGGCCTCTTGCCAGGAGACGTACCGTTGGGCGAAGCGGAACCGGCTGACCGTCCCGGAGCCGTCCCCGGCCACGGTCGTCCTCTTTCCCGACGAGTCAGGCCGCTTCCACCACATCGGCTTTGTCGTCGGGGTCGACAAAACCCATGGGACGATCACAACCATCGAGGGCAACTCAAACGACCAAGGCTCCCCTGACGGGACCGAGGTCGTCCTCCAGGACCGCCCTCTCAAAGCCGGATACGTCTTTGTCCGGATCGTTTAA
- the ilvD gene encoding dihydroxy-acid dehydratase codes for MAFDIKHKSRTISEGVDKTANRAMMRAMGLGDKDLGQPWVGVASVWSESTPCNVNLDEQAAAVADSVARHGGTPRRFNTISVSDGIAMGHEGMKASLISREVIADSVELMMRGHCYDALVGIAGCDKSLPGMLMAMARLNVPSVFLYGGTIMPGRHHDKDVTVQDAFEAAGAHAAGTIDDAELHAVECAVCPGAGACGGQYTANTMACIAEALGMTVPGSSGPPAVSPDRAPYLEATGALVMDALRSGILPRQVMDRRALENAVAIGAATGGSTNFALHLPALAHELGMTLTLDEIDKISRRTPTLADLRPGGKYIANDVHNVGGVPVILRAMLDAGCLHGDTLCVNGKTMAENLAGVTVPDGQEVVRTLANPVSPNGGMTIVWGNLAPEGGVIKTAGVRKLAHTGPARCFDSEEAAMAAVQSRQIQRGDVVVIRYEGPKGGPGMREMLGVTSAIVGQGLGYDVALLTDGRFSGATRGLMVGHVGPEAAVGGTIALVRDGDMVTVDAENGVLSVAVSDDELASRRAAWTAPSMRYGGVLAKYARQVGPACDGAVTW; via the coding sequence ATGGCATTCGACATCAAACACAAATCTCGGACGATCAGCGAAGGGGTCGACAAGACCGCCAACCGCGCGATGATGCGGGCCATGGGCCTGGGTGACAAGGACCTGGGCCAGCCGTGGGTCGGGGTCGCCAGCGTGTGGAGCGAGTCCACCCCCTGCAACGTCAACCTTGACGAACAAGCCGCTGCGGTCGCCGACTCAGTCGCCCGGCATGGCGGCACCCCGCGACGGTTCAACACGATTAGCGTCAGCGACGGCATCGCCATGGGCCACGAAGGCATGAAGGCGTCGCTCATCAGCCGGGAGGTCATCGCCGACTCTGTCGAGCTCATGATGCGGGGCCATTGCTACGACGCCCTTGTCGGCATCGCCGGCTGTGACAAGAGCTTGCCAGGCATGCTCATGGCAATGGCGCGCCTCAACGTGCCGTCGGTCTTCCTGTACGGAGGCACGATAATGCCCGGGCGGCACCATGACAAGGACGTGACCGTCCAGGACGCCTTTGAGGCGGCCGGAGCCCACGCGGCCGGGACGATTGACGACGCCGAGCTTCATGCCGTCGAATGCGCGGTCTGCCCAGGAGCCGGCGCCTGCGGCGGCCAATACACCGCCAACACGATGGCTTGCATCGCCGAGGCCCTGGGGATGACCGTCCCCGGCTCGTCGGGGCCTCCGGCCGTCTCGCCTGACCGGGCGCCCTACCTGGAGGCGACCGGCGCCCTTGTCATGGACGCTCTCCGCTCCGGCATATTGCCGCGCCAAGTCATGGACCGGCGCGCGCTTGAGAACGCCGTCGCCATCGGGGCGGCGACGGGCGGGTCCACCAACTTTGCCCTCCACCTGCCCGCCTTGGCCCACGAGCTCGGCATGACGCTGACCCTCGACGAAATCGACAAGATCAGCCGCCGCACGCCGACCCTGGCCGACCTGCGCCCGGGCGGCAAGTACATCGCCAACGACGTCCACAACGTCGGCGGGGTGCCCGTGATCCTGAGGGCCATGCTCGACGCAGGGTGCCTGCACGGCGACACTTTGTGCGTGAACGGGAAGACGATGGCGGAAAACCTGGCCGGGGTGACCGTGCCCGACGGGCAAGAGGTGGTCCGCACCTTGGCCAACCCCGTGTCACCCAACGGAGGCATGACGATCGTCTGGGGCAACCTCGCCCCCGAAGGCGGGGTCATCAAGACCGCCGGAGTCCGCAAGCTCGCCCATACTGGACCGGCGCGGTGCTTCGACTCGGAAGAGGCGGCCATGGCGGCGGTCCAGTCCCGGCAGATCCAGCGGGGCGACGTCGTCGTCATCCGCTATGAGGGCCCCAAGGGCGGTCCCGGCATGCGCGAGATGTTGGGCGTGACCAGCGCGATCGTCGGGCAAGGCTTGGGCTACGACGTCGCCCTTCTCACCGACGGCCGGTTCAGCGGGGCGACCCGCGGCCTCATGGTCGGCCACGTCGGCCCCGAGGCGGCCGTCGGCGGCACCATCGCCCTTGTCCGCGACGGCGACATGGTCACCGTCGACGCGGAGAACGGGGTGCTGTCCGTCGCTGTCTCCGACGACGAGTTGGCGTCCCGACGCGCGGCCTGGACGGCCCCGTCCATGCGCTATGGAGGCGTCTTGGCCAAATACGCAAGGCAAGTCGGACCCGCCTGCGACGGTGCGGTCACGTGGTGA
- a CDS encoding zinc-binding dehydrogenase translates to MARQIIAVDVNPVKLQWARDFGATHTVDASKVDPVAEVRRLTEDGWDGGVESAFEATGIPQCTEQAVKMLSYGGTATTIGFPARDDAVTLNLGDFATGVYWNKAGLRVCHCGDALPSLDFPLIADLYMKGRIDLDRMVTRKITIDEVEDAFHLMETGDVIRSVIMF, encoded by the coding sequence ATGGCCCGTCAGATCATCGCGGTAGATGTCAACCCGGTCAAGCTCCAGTGGGCGCGTGACTTCGGCGCGACCCACACCGTCGACGCCAGCAAGGTCGACCCCGTCGCCGAGGTCCGCCGCCTGACCGAGGACGGGTGGGACGGCGGGGTGGAGTCGGCCTTCGAGGCCACTGGCATCCCCCAATGCACCGAACAGGCCGTCAAGATGCTCAGCTACGGTGGTACGGCCACGACGATCGGCTTCCCGGCCCGCGACGACGCCGTCACGCTCAACCTCGGCGACTTTGCCACCGGCGTCTACTGGAACAAAGCCGGCCTCCGCGTGTGCCATTGCGGCGACGCCCTGCCGTCGCTCGACTTTCCCCTCATCGCCGACCTCTACATGAAGGGCCGGATCGACTTGGACCGGATGGTCACGCGAAAGATCACGATCGACGAAGTCGAAGATGCCTTCCACCTTATGGAGACTGGAGACGTCATCCGCTCGGTGATCATGTTCTGA
- the ilvN gene encoding acetolactate synthase small subunit — translation MRRQHVVTALLENQVGTLNRLTSVFRRKGVSLESLSVGDCEQSGYSRMTLVVSGDDNDLHVVMGQLLKLLDVVDIQDLKVETSVRRELALVRVDATPQQRGEIIEVVHVMGGRVAHLTKEDLTVEFTDEPRKIEHFLSLMEPYGLREVVRTGTAAMRVD, via the coding sequence ATGCGCCGCCAGCACGTGGTGACCGCCCTTCTGGAAAACCAGGTGGGCACGCTCAACCGTCTCACCTCCGTCTTCCGGCGCAAGGGCGTCAGCCTTGAAAGCCTGAGCGTGGGCGACTGCGAACAGTCCGGCTACTCGCGCATGACCCTTGTCGTCAGTGGCGACGACAACGACCTCCATGTCGTCATGGGGCAGTTGCTCAAGCTCCTCGACGTCGTGGACATCCAAGACCTCAAGGTCGAGACTTCGGTCCGCCGCGAGCTCGCCCTGGTCCGCGTCGACGCGACGCCCCAGCAACGGGGCGAGATCATCGAGGTGGTCCACGTCATGGGCGGGCGGGTCGCCCACCTCACGAAAGAAGACCTGACCGTGGAGTTCACCGACGAGCCCCGCAAGATCGAGCATTTCCTCTCCCTCATGGAGCCCTATGGCCTGCGTGAAGTCGTCCGCACCGGGACGGCGGCGATGCGGGTCGACTGA
- the ilvA gene encoding threonine ammonia-lyase, biosynthetic translates to MSQLLLVEGARVVRDGKTILAVDRFEVAEGQHTLVAGPNGSGKTTLLRLLAGQVHPYAGRGRVVVDGRTDWSQEEWRQKVAFVESDVEWEHAAESTVEEVVLSGFFGTQGHLWHKYPTAEQVDGARSGMAAAGVSHLAQRTFGTLSTGERKRTLVARALVTDPRVLLLDEPTSGLDPEGRADFLQWFTEFANLGLTVVMVTHHLEEAGPFLRQRVYARNGCLHDFVRESVAPRVYEVAQETPLDYCSVMTQATGNFVWLKREDQQPVFSFKLRGAYNFLAHLPTERLERGVVAASAGNHAQGVALGAKRLGCRAVIVVPETTPQVKVRAIERLGAELVLHGDSYDDAYAHATQLEREQGLAFVHPYDDPLVIDGQATVGEEIVAQAPMPLHAVFVPVGGGGLVAGVAQVMRRLSPDTVVVAVEPEDSDSMHRSLLAGERVKLNQVGLFADGVAVRQVGALPFETAVACGVQSVTVSNDDICAAVMDIFEDRRAVLEPSGALAYAGLKKWVADNGWQGRRVAAVATGANLNFDRLRHISERAQLGEKREAVFAVHIPERPGSFLALCEALGRRSVTEFNYRMGNTDTATVYVGVGLRAPEDRSVVGDSLAKAGYEFLDLTDDEIAKTHLRHMVGGRSSAAGSERLFQFDFPERPGALLAFLTRLGPEWNISLFHYRNHGTDRGRVLAGVQVPPEAKDSFGQTLRSVGYEVKEVTDSPSLRFFL, encoded by the coding sequence ATGAGCCAGTTGCTCCTCGTCGAAGGGGCACGCGTGGTCCGCGACGGCAAGACGATCCTTGCCGTCGACCGCTTTGAGGTGGCCGAAGGCCAGCACACGCTGGTCGCCGGCCCCAACGGCAGCGGCAAAACGACGCTCCTCCGTCTGCTCGCGGGCCAGGTCCACCCCTACGCCGGCAGGGGCCGGGTCGTCGTCGACGGCCGCACGGACTGGAGCCAAGAAGAATGGCGCCAGAAGGTCGCGTTCGTCGAGAGCGACGTCGAGTGGGAGCACGCCGCCGAGAGCACCGTCGAAGAAGTCGTCCTGAGCGGCTTCTTCGGCACTCAGGGCCACTTGTGGCACAAGTACCCGACCGCAGAGCAGGTCGACGGCGCCCGAAGCGGCATGGCGGCCGCCGGTGTCTCCCACCTGGCCCAACGGACGTTCGGCACCCTTTCGACCGGGGAGCGCAAGCGGACCCTGGTCGCCCGGGCCCTCGTGACCGACCCTCGGGTGCTTCTCCTTGACGAGCCGACCTCCGGACTCGACCCCGAAGGCCGGGCCGACTTCCTCCAGTGGTTCACCGAATTCGCCAACCTGGGTCTCACCGTCGTCATGGTCACCCACCACCTTGAGGAGGCGGGGCCGTTCTTGCGGCAGCGCGTCTACGCACGGAACGGGTGTCTCCACGATTTCGTCCGCGAGTCCGTCGCGCCCCGCGTTTACGAGGTGGCCCAAGAAACCCCGCTTGACTACTGCTCCGTCATGACCCAGGCGACCGGAAACTTTGTCTGGCTCAAGCGTGAGGACCAGCAGCCCGTCTTCTCATTCAAGCTCCGGGGCGCCTACAACTTCCTGGCCCACCTGCCCACCGAGCGTCTGGAACGCGGTGTCGTCGCGGCCAGCGCGGGAAACCACGCCCAAGGCGTCGCCCTCGGGGCCAAGCGGCTCGGCTGCCGGGCCGTGATCGTCGTGCCGGAGACCACGCCCCAGGTCAAGGTCCGCGCCATCGAGCGCCTAGGGGCCGAGTTGGTGCTGCATGGCGACAGCTATGACGACGCCTATGCCCACGCGACCCAGTTGGAAAGGGAGCAGGGTCTGGCCTTCGTGCACCCCTACGACGACCCCCTCGTCATCGACGGGCAAGCGACCGTGGGTGAGGAGATCGTCGCCCAAGCCCCCATGCCGCTTCACGCCGTGTTCGTCCCCGTCGGCGGAGGCGGGCTCGTCGCCGGCGTCGCCCAAGTCATGAGGCGTCTCTCGCCGGACACGGTCGTCGTGGCCGTCGAGCCGGAGGACTCCGATTCCATGCACCGTTCCCTGCTCGCCGGTGAGCGGGTGAAACTCAACCAGGTCGGGCTCTTCGCCGACGGTGTCGCCGTCCGCCAAGTGGGGGCCCTCCCCTTCGAGACCGCCGTCGCGTGCGGCGTCCAGTCGGTCACGGTCAGCAACGACGACATTTGCGCCGCCGTCATGGACATCTTTGAAGACCGACGGGCCGTCCTGGAGCCCAGTGGGGCCCTGGCTTACGCCGGGCTCAAGAAATGGGTCGCCGACAACGGTTGGCAGGGTCGGCGGGTCGCCGCCGTCGCCACGGGGGCGAACCTCAACTTCGACCGCCTCCGCCACATCTCCGAGCGCGCCCAACTCGGCGAGAAGCGCGAGGCCGTCTTTGCCGTCCATATCCCCGAGCGGCCCGGCTCGTTCCTTGCCCTTTGCGAGGCGTTGGGGCGTCGGTCGGTCACCGAGTTCAATTACCGCATGGGCAACACCGACACGGCGACCGTTTATGTCGGCGTCGGGTTGCGTGCCCCCGAGGACCGCAGTGTCGTCGGGGACAGCCTCGCCAAGGCAGGCTACGAGTTCCTCGACCTCACCGACGACGAGATTGCCAAGACCCATCTCCGTCACATGGTCGGGGGCCGGAGTTCGGCCGCCGGCAGCGAGCGACTGTTCCAATTCGACTTTCCCGAACGTCCCGGCGCCCTCTTGGCCTTCCTCACCCGCCTTGGCCCGGAGTGGAACATCAGCCTCTTCCACTACCGCAACCACGGCACCGACCGCGGGCGCGTCCTCGCCGGCGTCCAGGTCCCGCCAGAAGCCAAGGACAGCTTCGGGCAGACGCTCCGGTCGGTCGGGTATGAGGTCAAAGAAGTCACGGACAGCCCGTCACTGAGGTTCTTCCTATGA
- a CDS encoding EAL domain-containing protein: MGDQGIQRKEGTAKSLASTSRRAGKRRPLHLSQPDQPSPEPAICAFDDVCDAAGIALWRWETHRDVAWGNAAACRFFGLSDTHGVFPVQEFLNCVHPDDLHDLDQAMGAHVRGETDDLKCFFRVVKDGEVLWLRVRGLAEGRDADGRALSVIGATVDVTAEVTASEESAHAQWRLNNLSHNVADMVFELVRGSDGGYSLTYVNDGVRDLFGVPVAAAKQDFLNLLEVIQPRFHLRVMSDLALSAETLSPWHSVFAVDHPRRGMVWAEGHAVPVCMDEGKVHWHGSIRDITEQRKLEEELAASSRLDPLTGLANRSLVIDRLADALERAKNHSADRFAVLFVDIDSFKSVNDSLGHSAGDELLTQMAKRLVRHVRTDTSTRRRSTEDTAARLGGDEFVVLLQRMSVTNAERVAKRLLDTLSKPYRISGTTVMPTVSIGIVMSDPRYEDASAVLRDVDIALFAAKAAGRGCFRLFDSSLRATVMRRLGLENDLKTAVQNGELHLVFQPVVSLHDGKLDWVEALLRWNHPVHGPISPNEFIPIAEESGVIGAVGDWVLDQACRQEAAWLAELGPEKAPDISVNLSRHQLGDLDLVKRVSRSVEQNGIPAGTIHFEITESTVMRDPAAAQIILSELRSRGHRLSLDDFGTGYSSLSSLHQFQLDYIKIDKSFVNNLELGDDYLVLIRAVTRLAAVLDIRVVIEGIETEEQLEKLRPVGCDLAQGYLFGRPMGPEEIVRYVAEQHWARRIA, translated from the coding sequence TTGGGCGACCAAGGAATCCAGAGGAAGGAAGGAACGGCAAAGTCTCTTGCCAGCACGTCCCGGCGTGCTGGCAAGAGGCGGCCCCTCCACCTGTCCCAGCCAGACCAACCATCCCCGGAGCCCGCGATCTGTGCGTTCGACGACGTGTGCGACGCGGCGGGCATCGCCTTGTGGCGGTGGGAGACGCATCGCGACGTCGCCTGGGGGAACGCGGCGGCGTGCCGGTTCTTCGGCCTGAGCGACACCCACGGCGTGTTTCCCGTCCAAGAGTTTCTCAACTGCGTCCACCCCGACGACTTGCACGACCTTGATCAGGCGATGGGCGCGCATGTCCGCGGTGAGACTGATGACCTCAAGTGCTTCTTCAGGGTCGTCAAGGACGGCGAAGTGTTGTGGCTGCGGGTGCGGGGCCTCGCCGAGGGCCGGGACGCCGACGGCAGGGCCCTCAGCGTCATCGGGGCGACCGTGGACGTCACCGCCGAGGTCACCGCGTCGGAGGAGTCCGCCCACGCTCAGTGGCGGCTGAACAACCTCTCCCACAACGTCGCCGACATGGTCTTCGAGCTGGTGCGGGGCTCTGACGGCGGATACAGCCTGACCTACGTCAACGACGGCGTCCGCGACCTTTTCGGAGTGCCTGTGGCGGCCGCCAAGCAAGATTTCTTGAACTTGCTCGAAGTGATCCAGCCACGCTTCCACTTACGGGTCATGTCTGACCTCGCCCTGTCCGCCGAGACGTTGTCACCGTGGCACTCCGTCTTTGCGGTCGACCATCCCCGACGAGGCATGGTTTGGGCGGAGGGACATGCTGTCCCTGTCTGCATGGACGAAGGCAAAGTGCATTGGCACGGTTCGATCCGGGACATCACCGAACAACGGAAGCTGGAGGAGGAACTCGCCGCTTCGTCGCGGCTTGACCCCCTGACCGGCCTCGCCAATCGGAGCCTCGTCATCGACCGGCTTGCCGACGCCCTGGAACGGGCCAAAAACCACAGCGCCGACCGGTTCGCCGTCCTGTTCGTGGACATTGACAGCTTCAAATCGGTCAATGACAGTCTGGGACATTCCGCCGGCGACGAGCTTTTGACCCAGATGGCCAAGCGGCTGGTCCGCCATGTCCGCACCGACACCTCGACACGTCGGCGGTCAACCGAGGACACCGCCGCCCGGCTGGGTGGCGACGAATTCGTCGTCCTTCTCCAGCGCATGTCGGTCACCAACGCCGAACGTGTCGCCAAGCGCCTCTTGGACACCCTGTCCAAGCCTTATCGCATTTCGGGGACCACCGTCATGCCGACCGTCAGTATCGGCATTGTCATGAGCGACCCGCGGTATGAAGACGCCAGCGCGGTCCTCCGCGACGTCGACATCGCCCTGTTTGCGGCCAAAGCCGCCGGACGCGGTTGCTTCCGATTGTTCGACAGTAGCCTCAGGGCCACGGTCATGCGCCGTCTGGGTCTCGAGAACGACCTGAAGACGGCCGTCCAAAACGGTGAGTTGCACCTGGTCTTCCAGCCGGTCGTCTCCCTCCACGACGGCAAGCTCGACTGGGTGGAAGCCCTGTTGCGATGGAACCACCCTGTCCATGGGCCCATCTCGCCCAACGAGTTCATTCCCATCGCCGAAGAGTCCGGCGTCATCGGTGCGGTCGGCGACTGGGTCTTGGACCAAGCATGCCGACAAGAAGCGGCCTGGTTGGCCGAGCTCGGGCCGGAAAAAGCCCCGGACATCAGCGTCAACCTCTCACGCCACCAACTCGGCGACCTAGACCTTGTCAAGCGGGTGTCCCGGTCAGTGGAGCAAAACGGCATTCCGGCGGGCACGATCCACTTTGAGATCACCGAGAGCACGGTGATGCGTGACCCTGCCGCCGCGCAGATCATCCTGTCCGAGCTGCGGTCACGGGGCCACCGGCTCTCCTTGGACGACTTCGGCACCGGCTACTCGTCGCTGTCGTCCCTCCATCAGTTCCAGCTCGACTACATCAAGATCGACAAGTCGTTCGTCAACAACCTCGAGTTGGGCGACGACTACCTTGTCCTCATCCGGGCGGTCACCCGGCTTGCCGCCGTGCTCGACATCCGCGTCGTCATCGAGGGCATCGAGACCGAAGAGCAACTCGAAAAGTTGCGACCGGTCGGGTGCGACCTCGCCCAGGGCTATCTGTTCGGCCGCCCCATGGGGCCTGAAGAGATCGTCCGATATGTCGCAGAACAACACTGGGCGAGACGAATCGCCTGA
- a CDS encoding Gfo/Idh/MocA family oxidoreductase, which yields MSRLHSRRDVLKTTAATTVGLALGGRAYAATPSDLVRYAIVGVSGKGSSNMEAAAKHGHIVALCDVDAGFRGKALDMFPTASTYSDYRRMIDAVHKYVDAVIVSTPDHNHGPATALALRAGKAVYTEKPLTHSIYEARVLRNLARKAGVASQMGNQGTAEDALRHCVQLVKTGVLGQAKEVFCWTDRPAGWWPQGAPRPARKPIPRTLDWECWLGPAPFRDYADGYHTFAWRGRWDFGTGSLGDMGCHVMNLPVQALDLYDPIAVQATTSGNNKECYPLTSHVVYEFGQRGKHGPVKMHWMDGGVKPSRDLVGGKELDSNGSIMVFEKGTVYSASAYGGAFEVIGGPALPEVKWDHSPGHFTELDNAIKGGKPAGSNFENSVPLTETVLLGNLAIWASGPRLEWDARAMKVKGSDEYDMILRPEMRKGWEV from the coding sequence ATGTCTCGCCTGCACAGCCGCCGCGACGTCCTCAAGACGACCGCCGCAACGACCGTCGGTCTCGCACTGGGCGGCCGCGCCTACGCCGCCACGCCGTCCGACCTTGTCCGCTACGCCATTGTCGGCGTTTCTGGCAAGGGGTCCAGCAATATGGAGGCGGCCGCCAAGCACGGCCACATCGTCGCCCTGTGCGATGTGGACGCCGGGTTCCGGGGCAAGGCGTTGGACATGTTCCCCACCGCCAGCACGTACAGCGACTACCGCCGCATGATCGACGCCGTGCACAAGTACGTGGACGCCGTCATCGTCAGCACACCCGACCACAACCACGGCCCCGCGACGGCCCTCGCCTTGCGCGCAGGCAAGGCGGTCTACACCGAGAAACCGCTCACCCATTCGATCTACGAAGCCCGGGTCCTCCGCAACCTCGCCCGAAAGGCGGGCGTCGCCTCGCAGATGGGCAACCAGGGCACCGCCGAGGACGCCCTGCGTCACTGCGTCCAACTCGTCAAGACCGGTGTTTTGGGTCAGGCCAAGGAGGTCTTCTGCTGGACTGACCGGCCCGCCGGCTGGTGGCCCCAAGGCGCCCCGCGCCCCGCACGCAAGCCGATCCCGCGCACCCTTGACTGGGAATGCTGGCTTGGCCCTGCCCCGTTCCGCGACTACGCGGACGGCTACCACACCTTCGCATGGCGCGGCCGCTGGGACTTCGGCACGGGCTCGCTCGGTGACATGGGCTGCCACGTCATGAACCTGCCTGTCCAGGCCCTTGACCTCTACGACCCGATCGCCGTCCAAGCGACGACCAGCGGAAACAACAAGGAGTGCTACCCCTTGACCTCGCATGTCGTCTACGAGTTCGGCCAGCGGGGCAAGCACGGCCCGGTCAAGATGCACTGGATGGACGGCGGCGTCAAGCCGAGCCGCGACCTGGTCGGCGGCAAGGAGCTCGACTCGAACGGCTCGATCATGGTCTTCGAGAAAGGGACCGTCTACAGCGCGAGTGCCTACGGAGGCGCCTTCGAGGTCATCGGTGGCCCGGCCCTTCCCGAAGTCAAATGGGACCACTCCCCCGGCCACTTCACCGAGCTTGACAACGCGATCAAGGGCGGGAAGCCGGCGGGTTCGAACTTTGAGAACTCCGTCCCCCTCACCGAGACCGTCTTGCTGGGCAATCTGGCGATCTGGGCGTCCGGGCCCCGCCTCGAATGGGACGCCCGCGCCATGAAAGTCAAGGGCAGCGACGAGTACGACATGATCCTCCGGCCGGAGATGAGGAAGGGCTGGGAGGTCTAG